The following coding sequences lie in one Bacteroidota bacterium genomic window:
- a CDS encoding 50S ribosomal protein L10: MKREDKTKIIESLVERINANNKIYLADCSSLTVEKVNQFRRSCFQKNISMTVVKNSLLKKALEQAADSRLVELIPALKGATAIMFTEVGNAPAKLIQEFRKKNDKPILKAAFVEENIYIGDKELNALANIKSKNELIGEVIGLLQSPAKRVLSALQNNAEKKDAA, from the coding sequence ATGAAAAGAGAAGATAAAACAAAAATCATCGAGTCGCTGGTAGAAAGAATCAATGCGAATAACAAAATCTATCTAGCTGACTGTTCTTCTTTAACAGTTGAAAAAGTTAACCAATTCAGAAGATCTTGCTTCCAAAAAAACATTTCGATGACGGTAGTAAAAAACTCTTTGCTTAAAAAAGCATTAGAGCAAGCTGCTGATAGTCGTTTGGTTGAACTAATCCCAGCATTGAAAGGTGCTACTGCGATTATGTTTACAGAAGTAGGAAATGCTCCTGCAAAGTTGATTCAAGAGTTTAGAAAGAAAAACGACAAGCCAATTTTGAAAGCGGCTTTCGTTGAAGAAAACATTTACATTGGCGATAAAGAATTGAATGCTCTTGCAAATATCAAGAGTAAAAATGAACTTATCGGTGAAGTTATTGGATTACTTCAATCTCCTGCGAAGCGAGTACTTTCTGCTCTTCAAAACAATGCAGAGAAAAAAGATGCGGCTTAA
- the rplL gene encoding 50S ribosomal protein L7/L12 — protein sequence MADVKAIAEQLVNLTVKEVQELSTILKDEYGIEPAAAAVVVAAGGGAGDAAEAKTSFDVILVDAGAAKLGVVKVVKDLTGLGLKESKDLVDGAPKPVKEGVSKEEAEALKKQLEEAGAKVEVK from the coding sequence ATGGCAGACGTAAAAGCAATTGCTGAACAGTTAGTAAACTTAACTGTTAAAGAAGTGCAAGAATTATCAACAATCCTTAAGGATGAGTACGGAATCGAACCAGCAGCAGCAGCAGTAGTTGTAGCAGCAGGTGGTGGAGCTGGAGATGCAGCTGAAGCTAAAACATCTTTTGATGTAATTTTAGTTGATGCAGGTGCAGCTAAATTAGGTGTTGTAAAAGTTGTAAAAGACTTAACAGGATTAGGTTTGAAAGAATCTAAAGATCTTGTTGATGGTGCACCAAAACCAGTAAAAGAAGGTGTTTCTAAAGAAGAAGCAGAAGCATTGAAAAAACAATTAGAAGAAGCAGGAGCAAAAGTTGAAGTTAAATAA
- the rpoC gene encoding DNA-directed RNA polymerase subunit beta', whose translation MAFKRDIKLKSNFSKITISLASPEAILERSSGEVVKPETINYRTYKPEMGGLFCERIFGPVKDWECACGKYKRIRYKGIVCDRCGVEVTEKKVRRERMGHINLVVPVAHIWYFKSLPNKIGYLLGLPTKKLDMIIYYERYVVVNAGVKATDGINYLDFLSEEEYLNILDTLPKDNQYLDDTDPNKFIAKMGAEALQALLSRVDLDGLSYDLRLKANTETSQQRKNEALKRLQVVESFRHANQNVENRPEWMIVKIVPVIPPELRPLVPLDGGRFATSDLNDLYRRVIIRNNRLKRLIEIKAPEVILRNEKRMLQEAVDSLFDNSRKSNAVKTESNRALKSLSDSLKGKQGRFRQNLLGKRVDYSARSVIVVGPELKLHECGLPKDMAAELFKPFIIRKMIERGIVKTVKSAKKIVDKKEPIVWDILENILKGHPVLLNRAPTLHRLGIQAFQPKLIEGKAIQLHPLVCTAFNADFDGDQMAVHVPLGHAAILEAQLLMLASHNILNPANGAPVAVPSQDMVLGLYYMTKGKKNTKDDVVKGEGLTFYSPEETIIAYNEKRVDLHAWVKVRLEVKEGDKLVNKLIETTVGRILFNQVVPKEVGYINELLTKKSLRDIIGNIVKETGMAKTAKFLDEMKTLGFMSAFRGCLSFNLGDVIVPEDKGKMIADANAQVDEVVANYNMGFITNNERYNQVIDIWTHTNSRITAKVLNTLTNDRQGFNPVYMMLDSGARGSKEQIRQLGGMRGLMAKPQKGAGGGEIIENPIISNFKEGLSILEYFISTHGARKGLADTALKTADAGYLTRRLVDVAQDVIITVEDCGTLRGLIATPLKKNDEVVESLYDRVLGRTTVHDVYHPLTGELIIGAGEEVTEDYAKIITESPIESVEIRSVLTCESKSGVCGKCYGRNLATGRMVQRGEAVGVIAAQSIGEPGTQLTLRTFHVGGTASNTTTANKIEAKYDGIIEIDELKTVKRKNPDGQVVDVVIGRSAEMRIIDANTKIVLTTGNIPYGSQAYVKHLSKVKKGDLICDWDPYNAVIVSEFAGKIEFDNVEEGITFREESDEQTGFKEKVIVESRDKSKNPSIKIVVSKETLRTYNIPVGAHIIVNDDAKIEAGQILVKIPRSSGKTGDITGGLPRVTELFEARNPSNPAVVSEIDGIVSFGKIKRGNREVHVESRTGEKKTYLVQLSKHILVQENDFIKAGEPLSDGAITPSDILAIKGPTAVQEYLVNEVQEVYRLQGVKINDKHFEVIVRQMMRKVDISEAGDTIFLEKQLVNKSEFMKENDNLYGKVLVLDPGDSTLYKAGQIISARKLRDENSSLKRRDMKIIEAREAVPATSSQVLQGITRASLQTNSFMSAASFQETTKVLNEAAVSGKVDYLLGLKENVIVGHLIPAGTGLRAYDKMIVGSQEEYDRLLASKKEALEEEA comes from the coding sequence ATGGCTTTCAAAAGAGACATCAAATTAAAAAGTAACTTCTCGAAAATCACCATTAGCCTTGCATCTCCTGAAGCAATTTTGGAGCGCTCAAGTGGTGAGGTAGTGAAACCGGAAACGATTAACTACAGAACTTACAAACCTGAAATGGGTGGATTGTTCTGTGAGCGTATCTTCGGACCGGTTAAAGACTGGGAGTGTGCTTGTGGAAAATATAAACGCATCCGTTACAAAGGAATTGTTTGTGACCGTTGTGGTGTTGAAGTAACTGAAAAGAAAGTACGTAGAGAAAGAATGGGACACATCAATTTAGTTGTGCCTGTTGCTCATATCTGGTATTTCAAATCATTACCAAACAAAATTGGTTATTTATTAGGTCTTCCAACTAAAAAGTTAGACATGATCATTTACTACGAACGTTATGTTGTAGTAAATGCCGGTGTTAAAGCTACTGATGGAATTAACTATTTAGATTTTTTATCTGAAGAAGAATATTTAAATATTTTAGATACACTTCCAAAAGATAACCAATATTTAGATGATACAGATCCGAATAAATTCATCGCGAAGATGGGTGCTGAAGCATTGCAAGCACTTTTGAGCCGCGTTGATTTAGATGGTTTATCTTACGACTTACGTTTAAAAGCAAATACAGAAACATCACAACAACGTAAAAACGAAGCATTAAAACGTTTGCAAGTTGTTGAAAGCTTCCGTCATGCAAATCAAAATGTAGAAAATCGTCCTGAGTGGATGATTGTGAAAATCGTTCCTGTAATTCCACCGGAATTGCGTCCATTGGTTCCATTGGATGGCGGACGTTTTGCTACTTCTGATTTGAACGATTTATACAGACGCGTTATTATCCGTAACAACCGTTTGAAACGTTTGATCGAAATTAAAGCTCCAGAAGTTATCTTGCGTAACGAAAAACGTATGTTGCAAGAAGCAGTGGATTCATTGTTTGATAACTCACGTAAATCAAACGCTGTTAAAACTGAATCTAACAGAGCATTAAAATCTTTATCGGATTCATTAAAAGGTAAACAAGGTCGTTTCCGTCAAAACTTACTTGGTAAACGTGTCGATTATTCAGCACGTTCGGTAATTGTCGTTGGACCAGAATTGAAATTACATGAGTGCGGATTGCCAAAAGATATGGCAGCAGAATTATTCAAACCATTTATCATTCGTAAAATGATTGAGCGTGGTATTGTTAAAACTGTAAAATCTGCAAAGAAAATAGTTGACAAAAAAGAGCCAATAGTTTGGGATATTTTGGAGAACATTTTAAAAGGACATCCAGTTCTTTTGAACCGCGCTCCGACATTGCATAGATTAGGTATCCAAGCTTTCCAACCAAAATTAATTGAAGGAAAAGCGATTCAATTGCATCCATTAGTGTGTACTGCGTTTAACGCGGATTTTGATGGGGATCAAATGGCGGTTCACGTTCCATTGGGACATGCTGCTATCTTGGAAGCACAATTGTTGATGCTTGCTTCTCACAATATCTTGAACCCTGCGAATGGTGCTCCGGTTGCCGTTCCTTCTCAAGACATGGTGCTTGGTCTGTACTACATGACCAAAGGAAAGAAAAATACAAAAGATGATGTTGTGAAAGGTGAAGGATTAACATTCTATTCTCCTGAAGAAACAATCATCGCTTACAACGAAAAACGTGTTGATTTGCATGCTTGGGTGAAAGTTCGTTTGGAAGTAAAAGAAGGTGATAAATTAGTAAACAAACTTATTGAAACAACTGTTGGTCGTATTTTATTCAACCAAGTTGTTCCGAAAGAAGTTGGTTATATCAACGAATTGTTGACTAAGAAATCTTTACGTGATATCATTGGTAACATTGTTAAGGAAACAGGTATGGCGAAAACCGCTAAGTTCCTTGATGAAATGAAGACCTTAGGTTTCATGAGTGCCTTCCGTGGATGTTTATCATTTAACTTAGGTGACGTTATTGTTCCTGAAGATAAAGGTAAAATGATTGCTGATGCAAACGCACAAGTGGATGAGGTAGTAGCAAACTACAACATGGGTTTCATTACCAACAACGAGCGTTACAATCAGGTAATTGATATCTGGACACATACTAACTCTCGCATCACTGCGAAAGTATTGAACACATTGACAAACGATCGTCAAGGTTTCAATCCGGTTTATATGATGTTGGATTCAGGAGCCCGTGGTTCTAAAGAACAAATTCGTCAGTTGGGTGGTATGCGTGGATTGATGGCGAAACCGCAAAAAGGTGCAGGTGGTGGAGAGATTATCGAAAATCCAATCATCTCTAACTTTAAAGAAGGTTTATCCATCCTTGAGTATTTCATCTCTACCCACGGTGCTCGTAAAGGTCTTGCCGATACAGCCTTGAAAACTGCGGATGCTGGTTACTTAACCAGACGTTTAGTGGATGTTGCTCAAGATGTAATTATCACAGTTGAAGATTGTGGTACATTGCGTGGATTGATTGCAACACCATTGAAGAAAAATGATGAAGTAGTTGAATCATTATACGATAGAGTATTAGGTAGAACAACTGTACACGATGTTTATCATCCGTTAACCGGAGAATTAATTATTGGTGCAGGTGAAGAGGTTACTGAAGATTATGCAAAAATAATCACAGAATCTCCAATCGAATCGGTTGAAATTCGTTCGGTATTGACTTGCGAAAGCAAGAGCGGTGTTTGTGGAAAATGTTACGGACGTAACTTGGCTACAGGCCGCATGGTTCAAAGAGGTGAGGCAGTAGGTGTTATCGCAGCTCAATCAATTGGTGAGCCGGGTACACAGTTAACATTGCGTACATTCCACGTTGGAGGTACTGCATCGAACACGACTACCGCAAATAAAATTGAAGCAAAATATGATGGTATCATCGAAATTGACGAATTAAAAACAGTAAAACGTAAAAATCCTGATGGACAAGTCGTTGATGTTGTTATTGGTCGTTCAGCTGAGATGCGTATCATTGATGCAAACACAAAAATTGTTTTAACAACAGGAAATATTCCTTACGGTTCACAAGCATATGTGAAACATTTATCGAAAGTTAAAAAAGGAGATTTAATCTGTGATTGGGATCCGTATAACGCTGTTATCGTTTCTGAATTCGCTGGTAAAATCGAATTTGATAACGTGGAAGAAGGTATTACTTTCCGTGAAGAGTCCGATGAACAAACAGGCTTTAAAGAAAAAGTTATTGTTGAGAGTCGTGATAAATCTAAAAACCCTTCTATCAAGATTGTTGTTAGCAAAGAAACATTACGTACTTACAACATTCCAGTTGGAGCTCATATCATTGTAAACGATGATGCGAAAATTGAAGCAGGACAAATCCTTGTGAAGATTCCTCGTTCATCAGGTAAAACAGGTGATATCACGGGTGGTTTACCTCGTGTAACTGAATTGTTCGAAGCACGTAACCCAAGTAACCCGGCTGTGGTTTCTGAAATTGATGGTATCGTTTCTTTCGGTAAGATTAAACGTGGTAACCGTGAGGTACATGTTGAGTCTCGTACCGGTGAAAAGAAAACGTACTTGGTTCAATTATCGAAACACATCCTTGTTCAAGAAAATGATTTCATCAAAGCTGGTGAGCCATTATCTGATGGGGCAATTACACCAAGCGATATCCTTGCTATCAAAGGACCAACTGCTGTTCAAGAGTACTTGGTAAATGAGGTACAAGAGGTTTACCGTTTACAAGGTGTGAAAATTAACGATAAACATTTCGAAGTAATCGTTCGTCAGATGATGCGTAAAGTTGACATCAGCGAAGCGGGTGATACCATCTTCTTAGAAAAACAATTGGTGAACAAATCGGAATTCATGAAAGAGAACGATAACCTTTATGGTAAAGTTCTTGTTCTTGATCCAGGTGATTCAACCTTATACAAAGCTGGTCAGATTATCAGTGCACGTAAATTGAGAGATGAAAATTCTTCATTGAAACGCAGAGATATGAAAATCATCGAAGCTCGTGAAGCAGTTCCTGCTACATCAAGCCAAGTGTTACAAGGTATCACACGTGCATCATTGCAAACGAACAGTTTCATGAGTGCTGCATCGTTCCAAGAAACAACAAAAGTGTTGAACGAAGCTGCAGTAAGCGGAAAAGTAGATTACCTATTAGGATTAAAAGAAAACGTAATTGTTGGACATTTAATTCCTGCAGGTACCGGCTTAAGAGCTTACGACAAAATGATTGTTGGTTCACAAGAAGAGTACGATCGTTTATTAGCTTCTAAAAAAGAAGCTTTAGAAGAAGAAGCATAG
- a CDS encoding DUF3467 domain-containing protein: MEDQNQNNQLNIELSEEIAEGIYSNLAIITHSNSEFVVDFIKMMPGVPKAKVKSRIVLTPQHAKRLMKALKDNISKFEQTHGAIKDTDMPNVLPMNFGGPTAQA; encoded by the coding sequence ATGGAAGATCAAAATCAAAACAATCAATTGAATATTGAGTTGAGCGAAGAAATCGCAGAAGGAATTTATTCAAACCTTGCTATTATCACACATTCGAATTCTGAATTTGTTGTGGACTTTATCAAAATGATGCCCGGTGTGCCGAAAGCGAAAGTGAAGTCGCGTATCGTATTAACGCCTCAACATGCGAAGCGTTTGATGAAAGCCCTGAAAGATAATATTTCAAAGTTTGAACAAACACACGGTGCCATTAAGGATACGGATATGCCAAATGTATTGCCGATGAACTTCGGTGGGCCAACAGCGCAAGCTTAA
- a CDS encoding YceI family protein yields MNRIKNCIQKSTLLFIVSLMFTLTLRSQSNNWVVNSSAVVFEIKNAKALVTGNFTGLTATINFNPLALPTSKIEAKIAVKTIKTGIEMRDNHLKKSEYFNAEKFPEISIVTNKISKIGDNQFVAKCTLTMKGKSKEVDLPFTYSEKDNKASFIGTLKINRLDFGVGSSSVIMAKDLIVKITVYTSRK; encoded by the coding sequence ATGAATCGAATTAAAAATTGTATCCAAAAATCAACCCTACTTTTCATTGTAAGTTTAATGTTTACGCTGACTTTACGCTCACAAAGTAACAATTGGGTGGTGAACTCCTCGGCTGTTGTTTTCGAAATTAAAAATGCAAAGGCGCTAGTAACCGGTAATTTCACAGGACTTACGGCTACAATAAACTTTAACCCTCTCGCTCTGCCCACCAGCAAAATTGAGGCTAAAATTGCTGTAAAAACCATAAAAACGGGGATAGAGATGAGGGATAATCACCTTAAAAAATCCGAATACTTTAATGCCGAAAAATTTCCTGAAATTTCTATTGTAACAAACAAAATATCCAAAATTGGTGACAATCAGTTCGTTGCGAAATGCACCTTAACAATGAAAGGCAAATCAAAAGAAGTAGATTTACCCTTTACCTATTCTGAAAAAGATAACAAAGCAAGTTTTATAGGAACATTAAAAATAAATCGCCTGGATTTCGGAGTCGGATCATCCAGTGTAATTATGGCAAAAGATTTAATTGTAAAGATTACGGTATATACCAGTAGGAAATAA
- a CDS encoding SpoIIE family protein phosphatase has translation MFSLRFIFIYSILSFTVLGFSQSNHADSTIQLNNLIKELDNCKDDTVRLNKLFQIHYYQQSLIGELNETSISKFNTKYTKQAIALARDLKKFDTLKSLTIDLGYIFDLDKNFDSSFVYYNECLNVFEATNNFQLTYSITQNILYNNSMLQSIIAENNKKVLEQRNKIEKMTYFILAAVLLFTAFLVFFLVKIKRNNSLLTLQKDQIEMSKAEIDSSIDYAQNIQHAVLSNEIKLQKLIPNSFVLFIPRDKVSGDFLWSYKLGDDIYLAVADCTGHGVPGALLSIVGHFLFDSIVATINEKSPAKILEMLHQSIVKSLDQDVVGHKHNHDGMDVGLIKLNLITNKLVYAGAHRSLYHFRDENISELKGTRRPVGGTQIEYEKSFLDHEMELQKGDLVYCYSDGYQDQIGGPKNKKFMNKNLLSLIKSNCNNDLSVQKEVLETTFNNYKKGISQMDDVLMVGIRI, from the coding sequence ATGTTTTCATTACGTTTTATATTCATTTATAGTATTCTAAGTTTTACAGTGCTTGGTTTTTCGCAGTCTAACCACGCTGATTCTACAATTCAGTTAAATAATTTAATAAAGGAATTGGATAATTGCAAAGATGATACCGTTCGTTTAAATAAGTTGTTTCAAATACACTATTATCAACAATCTCTTATAGGTGAATTAAATGAAACAAGCATTTCAAAATTCAATACCAAGTATACAAAACAAGCGATTGCCTTGGCTAGAGATTTGAAAAAGTTTGATACGTTAAAGTCTTTGACAATTGACTTGGGTTATATTTTTGATTTGGATAAGAATTTTGATTCGTCCTTTGTATATTATAATGAATGTCTCAATGTTTTTGAGGCAACAAACAATTTTCAACTGACCTATTCAATTACACAAAACATATTATATAACAATAGTATGTTGCAAAGTATCATCGCTGAAAACAACAAAAAGGTTTTAGAACAAAGGAATAAAATAGAAAAGATGACCTATTTTATTTTAGCAGCCGTGCTATTGTTTACAGCGTTTTTGGTGTTCTTTTTAGTGAAGATAAAACGCAATAATTCATTACTTACCTTGCAAAAGGATCAGATAGAAATGAGTAAAGCAGAAATTGATAGCAGTATCGATTATGCTCAAAATATTCAACACGCAGTATTGTCTAATGAAATAAAGCTCCAAAAATTAATCCCTAATTCTTTTGTTTTATTTATCCCCAGGGATAAAGTAAGCGGTGATTTTTTGTGGTCTTATAAATTGGGAGATGATATTTATCTTGCAGTAGCGGATTGTACAGGGCATGGAGTGCCAGGTGCATTGCTTTCCATTGTTGGTCACTTTCTATTTGATTCCATTGTAGCAACGATAAATGAGAAGTCCCCTGCAAAAATATTAGAAATGCTGCATCAATCCATTGTTAAATCTCTTGATCAAGATGTAGTAGGTCATAAACACAACCATGATGGTATGGATGTCGGATTAATAAAATTAAACTTAATTACTAATAAGTTAGTTTATGCTGGTGCTCACCGATCATTGTATCATTTTAGAGATGAAAATATATCAGAGTTGAAAGGAACGCGCAGACCAGTTGGTGGTACTCAAATAGAGTATGAAAAATCATTTTTAGATCACGAAATGGAACTTCAAAAGGGTGATTTAGTATATTGTTATTCGGATGGATACCAAGATCAAATAGGTGGACCTAAGAATAAAAAATTCATGAATAAAAATTTACTTTCACTCATAAAAAGTAATTGTAATAATGATTTATCAGTACAAAAAGAAGTTTTAGAAACGACTTTTAATAATTATAAAAAAGGTATTAGTCAAATGGATGATGTTCTGATGGTAGGAATTAGAATATAA